From Cotesia glomerata isolate CgM1 linkage group LG2, MPM_Cglom_v2.3, whole genome shotgun sequence, a single genomic window includes:
- the LOC123258767 gene encoding putative mediator of RNA polymerase II transcription subunit 26 — protein MTEEDKENCNLFIECPTMNDNSITLVDTHDDKKILKKKNQPKLSKRIRILSTLSIESKVKKKDLKSNLNAAKKHFAALRKTTTIHQKAVISKADDYYKSLHKLPLKHSEIVESDEESDFSVDSGPPSEEQRSLQKTSSSTTERISLSSDRILPSSLEKTPPSLPEITPTLETVETIPFSPERSPERSSERSPERSPERSPTLQDQTTNPQTSPEITEKSPRTADRVPTTGDGSPRTTNRHASTGHGLSPRVHDSKKMKANLILEKFNKISECMLNISNRLEAVESKLAENNNNNNNRINNNNNNNNNNNNNHNDVENEFILIPDSNRQVEIMPGFKMNYTECANACNAPRMSTRARRIILSVWPIERRQKLILRPDKRRPDW, from the exons ATGACAGAAGAAGACAAAGAAAATTGCAATTTGTTTATCGAGTGTCCTACGATGAACGACAATTCAATAACACTTGTTGATACACATG atgataaaaaaatacttaaaaaaaaaaatcaaccaaaattatcaaaaagaaTAAGAATACTAAGTACTCTTAGTATCGAATCAAAAGTAAAGAAGAAAGATttgaaatcaaatttaaatgcAGCCAAAAAACATTTCGCTGCACTAAGa AAAACAACTACCATCCACCAAAAGGCAGTGATAAGCAAGGCTGATGATTACTACAAGAGCTTACATAAGCTg CCACTGAAACATAGTGAAATTGTGGAAAGTGATGAGGAATCAGATTTCTCCGTTGATAGTGGGCCGCCATCAGAAGAACAACGATCACTACAAAAAACGTCATCATCAACAACAGAGAgaatatcattatcatcagATAGAATACTGCCATCATCACTAGAAAAAACACCACCATCATTACCAGAGATAACGCCGACTTTAGAAACTGTCGAAACTATACCATTTTCACCAGAGAGATCACCAGAGAGATCATCAGAGAGATCACCAGAGAGATCACCAGAGAGATCACCAACACTACAAGATCAAACTACAAATCCACAAACATCTCCAGAAATAACAGAAAAATCTCCGAGAACAGCAGATAGAGTTCCAACAACAGGAGATGGATCTCCAAGAACAACAAATAGACATGCATCAACCGGTCATGGCTTGTCACCCCGAGTTCACGattctaaaaaaatgaaagcaAATCTTATCCTTgagaaattcaataaaatctcTGAATGTATGTTGAATATTTCAAACCGACTGGAAGCTGTTGAGTCTAAACTTGCtgaaaataacaacaacaataataatcgaattaataataataataataataataataataataataataatcataatgatGTAGAGAACGAATTCATTTTGATCCCGGATTCAAACAGACAG GTTGAGATAATGCCCGGATTCAAGATGAATTACACTGAGTGTGCCAATGCATGCAATGC